The following are encoded together in the Mumia sp. Pv4-285 genome:
- a CDS encoding VOC family protein — protein sequence MARIKQFDHVGITVDDLDTAVAFFVGLGLEVEGRTFIEGEFLDTVCGIPNSRTEVVMLRPPGGGTALELGRFIRPNHVPGSPTAMANELGLRNVCFEITELRATVDRLAADGYGLVGGIGQHENSWLMAYVRGPEGIVVALAEQIG from the coding sequence ATGGCACGCATCAAGCAGTTCGACCACGTAGGGATCACCGTCGACGACCTCGACACGGCCGTGGCGTTCTTCGTCGGTTTGGGTCTCGAGGTCGAGGGCCGCACGTTCATCGAAGGCGAGTTCCTCGACACCGTCTGCGGCATCCCGAACTCGCGGACAGAGGTGGTCATGCTGCGGCCGCCGGGCGGAGGAACCGCGCTCGAGCTGGGGAGATTCATCAGGCCGAACCACGTGCCCGGATCGCCCACCGCGATGGCGAACGAGCTGGGGCTGCGAAACGTCTGTTTCGAGATCACCGAGCTTCGCGCGACGGTCGACAGACTGGCCGCGGACGGGTACGGACTCGTCGGTGGGATCGGCCAGCACGAGAACAGCTGGCTCATGGCGTACGTCCGCGGACCCGAAGGGATCGTCGTCGCGCTCGCCGAACAGATCGGCTAG
- a CDS encoding DUF1611 domain-containing protein translates to MSPTIPCSDAADSYPETMPGTPVAPPTGTSAIVYCEGQFGEQDGKTANGLVRHSERYEILSVIDSMQAGVDAGSFLDGTPAGIPVLADLSEAIAHAGYVPDYLICGVAPADGLLSSAQRVVLLDGIARGMHIINGLHEFLNDDAEFVAASLVAGVTITDIRRPKEKKDLHLFSGRIFDVTCPRIAVLGTDGAIGKRTTATLLVQALNARGIHAVMVGTGQTTLIQGGKYGVALDALVPQFCSGEVENQVVAAFEGENPDVIVVEGQGALSHPAYLTSAHILRGSRPAGVIVQHAPKRDVLGDFPMVPMPSVASEVELIEAFADTRVIGVTVNHEQMDDREIGDAIDAIELELGVPATDPLTRPLDQLVDMVLLSFPELEATSASSVR, encoded by the coding sequence ATGTCCCCCACCATTCCCTGCTCTGACGCCGCCGACTCCTACCCCGAGACGATGCCCGGAACGCCCGTCGCGCCGCCGACCGGCACCTCGGCCATCGTGTACTGCGAGGGGCAGTTCGGTGAGCAGGACGGCAAGACGGCGAACGGCCTCGTACGTCACTCGGAGCGGTACGAGATCCTCAGCGTCATCGACAGCATGCAGGCCGGCGTGGACGCCGGGTCGTTCCTCGACGGCACCCCCGCGGGCATCCCGGTGCTCGCCGACCTCAGCGAGGCCATCGCGCACGCGGGCTACGTCCCCGACTACCTCATCTGCGGCGTGGCTCCGGCCGACGGGCTGCTCTCGTCCGCCCAGCGCGTGGTCCTTCTCGACGGCATCGCTCGCGGCATGCACATCATCAACGGGCTCCACGAGTTCTTGAACGACGACGCCGAGTTCGTCGCCGCCAGCCTCGTCGCCGGCGTGACGATCACGGACATCCGCCGCCCGAAGGAGAAGAAGGACCTCCACCTCTTCTCCGGGCGGATCTTCGACGTGACCTGTCCCCGCATCGCCGTCCTCGGCACCGACGGGGCGATCGGCAAGCGCACGACGGCGACCCTGCTGGTCCAGGCACTGAACGCCCGCGGCATCCACGCGGTGATGGTCGGCACCGGCCAGACGACGCTGATCCAGGGCGGCAAGTACGGCGTCGCGCTCGACGCGCTGGTCCCTCAGTTCTGCTCGGGCGAGGTCGAGAACCAGGTCGTCGCCGCGTTCGAGGGCGAGAACCCCGACGTGATCGTCGTCGAGGGTCAGGGCGCACTCAGCCACCCCGCCTACCTGACCTCTGCCCACATCCTGCGCGGCAGCCGACCCGCGGGCGTCATCGTCCAGCACGCACCGAAGCGTGACGTCCTCGGCGACTTCCCGATGGTCCCGATGCCCTCGGTCGCCAGCGAGGTCGAGCTGATCGAGGCGTTCGCCGACACCCGGGTCATCGGCGTCACGGTCAACCACGAGCAGATGGACGACCGCGAGATCGGTGATGCGATCGACGCGATCGAGCTCGAGCTCGGCGTACCGGCGACCGATCCGCTGACCCGCCCGCTCGACCAGCTCGTCGACATGGTGCTGCTGTCGTTCCCCGAGCTCGAGGCGACCTCAGCCTCGAGCGTCCGGTGA
- a CDS encoding alanine/ornithine racemase family PLP-dependent enzyme, protein MTAPRLDIDLGAVAHNTRTLVERLAPRGIRVTGVSKASLGSPSVAAAMLSGGAGGIGESRMENVARLRAGDVHAAFMLIRSPMLSQVDRVVRDTDLSLNTEGVVLDALSAAAVRQRTTHDVVLMVELGDLREGVPVDEVVDLAATVTRRPGLRLVGLGTNLACRSGVVPDQNKMDELSELVEKVEAAVGERLTVVTGGNSANLDWALATSDVGRIDDLRLGESILLGTEPLQRQPIDGLRTDAFTLVAELIEVKTKPAQSWGDRGQTAFGHEPDRGRPGLVRQAIAAIGRQDIDPDGLVAPPGMAVLAASSDHLVIDVGDHDVTVGEEVSFGLGYGALVRAMTSPFVTKHEH, encoded by the coding sequence GTGACAGCACCCCGGCTGGACATCGACCTCGGCGCGGTCGCGCACAACACGCGCACGCTCGTCGAGCGCCTCGCGCCACGAGGTATTCGGGTCACCGGCGTCTCCAAGGCTTCGCTCGGTTCGCCGAGCGTCGCCGCGGCGATGCTGAGCGGAGGGGCCGGCGGCATCGGCGAGTCGCGGATGGAGAACGTCGCGCGACTGCGCGCCGGTGACGTCCACGCGGCGTTCATGCTGATCCGGTCCCCGATGCTGAGCCAGGTCGACCGCGTCGTCCGCGACACCGACCTCAGCCTCAACACCGAGGGCGTGGTGCTTGACGCGCTCTCGGCCGCTGCGGTCAGACAACGCACCACCCACGACGTCGTCCTGATGGTCGAGCTCGGTGACCTGCGTGAAGGGGTGCCCGTCGACGAGGTGGTCGACCTCGCCGCCACCGTCACGCGCCGGCCGGGCCTGCGGCTGGTCGGTCTCGGCACCAACCTGGCATGCCGAAGCGGCGTCGTACCCGACCAGAACAAGATGGACGAGCTGTCAGAGCTGGTCGAGAAGGTCGAGGCAGCCGTCGGCGAGCGACTGACCGTCGTGACCGGTGGCAACTCCGCCAACCTCGACTGGGCGTTGGCGACCAGCGACGTTGGCCGCATCGACGACCTGCGTCTGGGCGAGTCGATCCTCCTCGGTACGGAGCCGCTGCAGCGGCAGCCGATCGACGGCCTCCGTACGGATGCGTTCACGCTCGTCGCCGAGCTGATCGAGGTCAAGACGAAGCCGGCGCAGTCCTGGGGTGATCGTGGTCAGACCGCCTTCGGCCACGAGCCCGACCGCGGACGCCCGGGGCTCGTCCGACAGGCGATCGCAGCGATCGGCCGACAGGACATCGACCCGGACGGACTCGTCGCACCACCGGGCATGGCGGTGCTGGCGGCGAGCAGCGACCACCTCGTCATCGATGTCGGCGACCACGACGTCACGGTCGGCGAGGAGGTTTCGTTCGGACTCGGGTACGGCGCCCTCGTACGGGCGATGACGTCACCGTTCGTCACCAAGCACGAGCACTAG
- a CDS encoding GlsB/YeaQ/YmgE family stress response membrane protein: MFNFWTVVYLIFIGIVAGYLARLLVKGSDPMTWWQTMLLGIVGSFIGGFGGYLLFGWDEDEGFFQPSGLIFSILGAVVALLLWRLIRARTSRAEGSRG, translated from the coding sequence ATGTTCAACTTCTGGACCGTGGTCTACCTGATCTTCATCGGCATCGTCGCGGGCTACCTCGCGCGGCTGCTGGTGAAGGGGTCCGATCCGATGACGTGGTGGCAGACCATGCTGCTCGGGATCGTCGGCTCGTTCATCGGCGGCTTCGGCGGATATCTCCTGTTCGGCTGGGACGAGGACGAAGGCTTCTTCCAGCCGAGCGGCCTGATCTTCTCGATCCTCGGCGCCGTCGTCGCGCTGCTGCTCTGGCGGCTCATCCGTGCACGCACGTCGCGAGCTGAGGGCAGTCGGGGCTGA
- a CDS encoding GTP pyrophosphokinase yields the protein MADAWLENYRRNYSVFRDAAKEVRKQIEESISGRPFSVQVIEARAKDPGSAAEKVGRKKYGRPGQQMDDILGVRIITLYEHNVVEVADRLRAAFEVDESRSGDKTKQLGMGQVGYRSSHLVLKPRKSGLGRTSRILESTRVEVQIRSVVAHAWAEIEHSLRYKIGTGVPNELLRRFDALAGALELIDREFSGIEKAIVDEISELCRHYSSGRMLSDPISTIQLLGVMAAARRHAAPLGPHGLALEIEDAFLLSKLLRASGILTVDDLMSALASPDSQAVIRRYAESDPAGYLPENASAFVTIGAIIGLRRPELLGSTSIGGDPRLISAFE from the coding sequence ATGGCCGACGCCTGGCTGGAGAATTATCGGCGGAATTATTCGGTATTTCGAGACGCCGCGAAAGAGGTTAGGAAGCAGATCGAGGAGTCGATATCTGGTCGTCCCTTCTCCGTTCAGGTCATTGAGGCCCGCGCCAAAGACCCCGGATCCGCGGCCGAGAAGGTAGGTCGAAAGAAGTACGGCCGCCCTGGTCAGCAAATGGACGATATCTTGGGCGTACGGATCATCACGCTGTATGAGCACAACGTGGTCGAGGTCGCCGATCGTCTGCGCGCGGCCTTCGAAGTTGATGAGTCGCGCTCCGGCGACAAGACCAAGCAGCTTGGGATGGGCCAGGTGGGATATCGCAGCAGCCACCTCGTGCTCAAGCCGAGGAAATCGGGCTTGGGTCGAACCTCCCGTATTCTCGAGTCGACCCGCGTAGAGGTCCAAATTCGGAGCGTCGTCGCCCATGCATGGGCCGAGATCGAACACTCATTGAGGTACAAGATTGGCACTGGCGTTCCAAACGAACTGTTACGCAGATTCGATGCGCTGGCGGGCGCGCTCGAACTAATCGATCGCGAGTTCTCGGGCATCGAGAAGGCTATCGTAGACGAAATCTCTGAACTGTGTCGGCACTACTCCAGCGGACGAATGCTCTCCGACCCAATCTCCACCATCCAGTTGCTCGGCGTCATGGCGGCCGCTCGGCGCCATGCGGCGCCATTGGGTCCACACGGACTCGCGCTCGAGATAGAAGATGCGTTTCTTCTATCGAAATTGCTTCGCGCTTCAGGAATACTGACCGTTGATGATCTCATGTCTGCCCTTGCTTCGCCCGATTCGCAGGCGGTAATCCGCAGATACGCGGAGTCGGACCCGGCAGGTTATTTGCCAGAGAATGCCTCTGCGTTCGTAACCATTGGCGCCATTATCGGTCTGCGACGGCCCGAGCTGTTAGGGTCTACATCAATCGGAGGCGATCCTCGACTGATTTCTGCCTTTGAGTGA